In Drosophila innubila isolate TH190305 chromosome 2R unlocalized genomic scaffold, UK_Dinn_1.0 1_C_2R, whole genome shotgun sequence, the following are encoded in one genomic region:
- the LOC117784798 gene encoding pre-mRNA-splicing factor ATP-dependent RNA helicase DHX15 isoform X2 produces the protein MSKRRIEVGETYSNKSKKESEASTSAAASAAGTVAQILGGFVPSKLPPTMNPFTNKPYSTRYQNLYKKRIALPVFEYQADFMRLLSQHQCIVLVGETGSGKTTQIPQWCVDFAVSKGRKGVSCTQPRRVAAMSVAQRVSEEMDVNLGEEVGYSIRFEDCSSPKTLLKYMTDGMLLREAMSDPMLEQYQVILLDEAHERTLATDILMGVLKEVIRQRNDLKLVVMSATLDAGKFQQYFDNAPLMNVPGRTHPVEIFYTPEPERDYLEAAIRTVIQIHMCEEIEGDILMFLTGQEEIEEACKRIKREIDNLGSEIGELKCIPLYSTLPPNLQQRIFEAAPPPNANGAIGRKVVVSTNIAETSLTIDGVVFVIDPGFAKQKVYNPRIRVESLLVSPISKASAQQRAGRAGRTRPGKCFRLYTEKAFKNEMQDNTYPEILRSNLGTVVLQLKKLGIDDLVHFDFMDPPAPETLMRALELLNYLAALDDDGNLTDLGAVMSEFPLDPQLAKMLIASCQHNCSNEILSITAMLSASRLPS, from the exons ATGTCGAAACGCCGCATTGAAGTAGGAGAAACATACTCCAACAAGtcaaaaaa AGAATCTGAAGCCTCAACATCGGCGGCTGCTTCTGCTGCCGGCACTGTTGCCCAGATTTTGGGCGGATTTGTGCCGAGCAAACTG CCGCCAACCATGAATCCCTTTACAAATAAGCCTTACTCAACTCGCTACCAAAACTTGTATAAAAAGCGCATTGCATTGCCGGTATTTGAATACCAGGCGGACTTTATGCGTCTGCTTAGTCAGCATCAGTGCATTGTGCTTGTGGGCGAAACAGGTTCAGGAAAAACGACACAGATACCGCAATGGTGCGTGGACTTTGCGGTTTCCAAGGGCCGCAAAGGAGTGTCCTGCACACAGCCACGTCGTGTGGCTGCCATGTCCGTGGCACAACGTGTTTCCGAGGAAATGGATGTAAATCTGGGTGAGGAGGTGGGATACTCTATACGTTTCGAGGATTGCTCGTCGCCAAAGACACTGCTTAAGTACATGACAGATGGTATGCTGTTGCGAGAAGCCATGTCAGATCCTATGCTGGAACAGTATCAGGTTATACTCCTCGACGAGGCTCACGAACGTACGCTGGCCACGGACATATTGATGGGTGTGCTAAAGGAGGTTATTCGTCAGCGCAACGATCTTAAATTGGTGGTCATGTCGGCTACTCTTGATGCCGGCAAGTTCCAGCAATATTTCGATAATGCGCCGCTTATGAATGTGCCTGGACGAACACATCCCGTCGAAATATTCTATACACCAGAACCAGAGCGGGACTACTTGGAGGCGGCAATACGCACTGTCATTCAAATTCACATGTGCGAGGAAATTGAAG GTGATATTCTCATGTTCCTCACGGGTCAGGAGGAAATCGAGGAAGCATGCAAGCGCATCAAACGAGAAATTGATAATCTAGGCTCTGAGATTGGCGAGCTCAAGTGTATACCCTTGTACTCGACGCTGCCTCCGAATCTGCAGCAGCGCATTTTTGAAGCGGCACCACCGCCAAATGCCAATGGTGCTATTGGCCGCAAGGTTGTGGTCTCCACCAACATTGCCGAGACCTCGCTGACAATTGATGGCGTTGTGTTTGTCATTGATCCTGGCTTTGCCAAACAGAAAGTTTACAATCCTCGTATTCGTGTCGAGAGTTTGCTTGTCTCACCGATATCCAAGGCTTCGGCACAGCAGCGTGCTGGTCGAGCTGGACGTACACGGCCGGGCAAATGTTTCCGCCTGTACACAGAGAAGGCATTTAAGAACGAAATGCAAGACAATACATACCCCGAGATTCTACGATCTAATTTGG GCACCGTTGTGCTGCAGCTAAAGAAACTGGGTATTGATGACTTGGTGCACTTTGACTTTATGGATCCTCCAGCTCCTGAGACGCTGATGCGCGCATTGGAGTTACTCAACTACTTGGCCGCTCTCGATGATGATGGCAATCTGACGGATCTGGGTGCCGTCATGTCCGAATTTCCATTGGATCCACAGTTGGCAAAGATGCTgattgccagttgccagcacAACTGTTCCAATGAGATACTCTCAATAACGGCTATGCTGTCGG CCTCTAGATTGCCTAGCTGA
- the LOC117784798 gene encoding putative pre-mRNA-splicing factor ATP-dependent RNA helicase PRP1 isoform X1, with protein sequence MSKRRIEVGETYSNKSKKESEASTSAAASAAGTVAQILGGFVPSKLPPTMNPFTNKPYSTRYQNLYKKRIALPVFEYQADFMRLLSQHQCIVLVGETGSGKTTQIPQWCVDFAVSKGRKGVSCTQPRRVAAMSVAQRVSEEMDVNLGEEVGYSIRFEDCSSPKTLLKYMTDGMLLREAMSDPMLEQYQVILLDEAHERTLATDILMGVLKEVIRQRNDLKLVVMSATLDAGKFQQYFDNAPLMNVPGRTHPVEIFYTPEPERDYLEAAIRTVIQIHMCEEIEGDILMFLTGQEEIEEACKRIKREIDNLGSEIGELKCIPLYSTLPPNLQQRIFEAAPPPNANGAIGRKVVVSTNIAETSLTIDGVVFVIDPGFAKQKVYNPRIRVESLLVSPISKASAQQRAGRAGRTRPGKCFRLYTEKAFKNEMQDNTYPEILRSNLGTVVLQLKKLGIDDLVHFDFMDPPAPETLMRALELLNYLAALDDDGNLTDLGAVMSEFPLDPQLAKMLIASCQHNCSNEILSITAMLSVPQCFVRPNEAKKVADEAKMRFAHIDGDHLTLLNVYHAFKQSSEDPNWCYENFINFRSLKSADNVRQQLARIMDRFSLKRTSTEFTSKDYYVNIRKALVQGFFMQVAHLERTGHYLTIKDNQNVQLHPSTCLDHKPDWVIYNEFVLTTKNYIRTVTDVKPEWLLSLAPQYYDLNNFPQCEAKRQLELLQQRMETKQYQKGF encoded by the exons ATGTCGAAACGCCGCATTGAAGTAGGAGAAACATACTCCAACAAGtcaaaaaa AGAATCTGAAGCCTCAACATCGGCGGCTGCTTCTGCTGCCGGCACTGTTGCCCAGATTTTGGGCGGATTTGTGCCGAGCAAACTG CCGCCAACCATGAATCCCTTTACAAATAAGCCTTACTCAACTCGCTACCAAAACTTGTATAAAAAGCGCATTGCATTGCCGGTATTTGAATACCAGGCGGACTTTATGCGTCTGCTTAGTCAGCATCAGTGCATTGTGCTTGTGGGCGAAACAGGTTCAGGAAAAACGACACAGATACCGCAATGGTGCGTGGACTTTGCGGTTTCCAAGGGCCGCAAAGGAGTGTCCTGCACACAGCCACGTCGTGTGGCTGCCATGTCCGTGGCACAACGTGTTTCCGAGGAAATGGATGTAAATCTGGGTGAGGAGGTGGGATACTCTATACGTTTCGAGGATTGCTCGTCGCCAAAGACACTGCTTAAGTACATGACAGATGGTATGCTGTTGCGAGAAGCCATGTCAGATCCTATGCTGGAACAGTATCAGGTTATACTCCTCGACGAGGCTCACGAACGTACGCTGGCCACGGACATATTGATGGGTGTGCTAAAGGAGGTTATTCGTCAGCGCAACGATCTTAAATTGGTGGTCATGTCGGCTACTCTTGATGCCGGCAAGTTCCAGCAATATTTCGATAATGCGCCGCTTATGAATGTGCCTGGACGAACACATCCCGTCGAAATATTCTATACACCAGAACCAGAGCGGGACTACTTGGAGGCGGCAATACGCACTGTCATTCAAATTCACATGTGCGAGGAAATTGAAG GTGATATTCTCATGTTCCTCACGGGTCAGGAGGAAATCGAGGAAGCATGCAAGCGCATCAAACGAGAAATTGATAATCTAGGCTCTGAGATTGGCGAGCTCAAGTGTATACCCTTGTACTCGACGCTGCCTCCGAATCTGCAGCAGCGCATTTTTGAAGCGGCACCACCGCCAAATGCCAATGGTGCTATTGGCCGCAAGGTTGTGGTCTCCACCAACATTGCCGAGACCTCGCTGACAATTGATGGCGTTGTGTTTGTCATTGATCCTGGCTTTGCCAAACAGAAAGTTTACAATCCTCGTATTCGTGTCGAGAGTTTGCTTGTCTCACCGATATCCAAGGCTTCGGCACAGCAGCGTGCTGGTCGAGCTGGACGTACACGGCCGGGCAAATGTTTCCGCCTGTACACAGAGAAGGCATTTAAGAACGAAATGCAAGACAATACATACCCCGAGATTCTACGATCTAATTTGG GCACCGTTGTGCTGCAGCTAAAGAAACTGGGTATTGATGACTTGGTGCACTTTGACTTTATGGATCCTCCAGCTCCTGAGACGCTGATGCGCGCATTGGAGTTACTCAACTACTTGGCCGCTCTCGATGATGATGGCAATCTGACGGATCTGGGTGCCGTCATGTCCGAATTTCCATTGGATCCACAGTTGGCAAAGATGCTgattgccagttgccagcacAACTGTTCCAATGAGATACTCTCAATAACGGCTATGCTGTCGG TGCCACAATGTTTCGTGCGTCCCAATGAGGCAAAGAAGGTAGCTGATGAGGCCAAGATGCGCTTTGCCCACATCGACGGGGATCATCTAACTTTGCTGAATGTCTACCACGCCTTCAAGCAGA GCAGCGAGGATCCCAATTGGTGCTACGAGAACTTTATTAACTTCCGATCGTTGAAGAGCGCCGATAATGTACGCCAACAGTTGGCTAGAATCATGGATCGCTTTAGTCTGAAGCGTACAAGCACCGAGTTCACCTCCAAGGACTATTATGTCAATATACGCAAGGCTCTGGTGCAGGGCTTCTTTATGCAGGTGGCGCATCTGGAGCGCACTGGACACTATCTGACCATCAAGGATAACCAGAACGTGCAGCTGCATCCCTCGACATGTCTAGATCACAAGCCAGACTGGGTCATCTACAACGAATTTGTGCTGACCACCAAGAACTACATACGCACCGTGACAGATGTGAAGC CGGAATGGCTGCTTAGCCTGGCGCCTCAGTACTACGATCTGAACAACTTCCCACAGTGTGAAGCCAAGCGACAACTGGAGCTGCTTCAGCAGCGGATGGAAACAAAACAGTACCAGAAGGGATTCTAA
- the LOC117784797 gene encoding kinesin-like protein costa yields MEIPIQVAVRIYPHAELQIKPEPKAKDDGDAETDKPQPSTSPSSSPPPPETAAIDANGNTEKDAAELHTNDTPGDSSGCCVQAIPIAASALGLPSALPGGAPLDSIAAGLIQVGAHTVPVTHALPSSSTQSQVYHQTVFPLISLFLEGFDASVVTYGQRDTGKTYTLYGHGFECVYGEADQGVVQRCVREIFTHIAAHADRTYAVNVGFVEICNGEIRDLLGMGNVHCTTVEEVFHWLQLGLSNKLQSPAHTLFTMTLEQQWISKEGLIQHRLSTASFSDLSSSDRCGEPPPGHPRDAGLHMLEQVVNTLTDPSIMYGVNGNIPYGQTTLTTLLKDSFGGRAQTLVILCVSPLEKHLTETLGNLQFGFKVQCVRNYVIMNTFSDDNTPISPEVLPPDPSVVGTAALMAAVNSPNGDNFGLQFAASQWFKLVSNAEGLFGRLMGSTAITEIEKEQIEEWLFLKQECEECLSSSEALRNQKPLVPIQEAEEPEESISEPETSCQQNSDNDTDNESQRPDLDEKLESLMDEFRAKTDALIKAKHEEFMLKHPRAVMQSQDKDREQATLETPPQAEKTDERKVSVGGRRRSIQPGASLSTAELAMLNRVASQQTTGTELVPELDPLESTAGVGEGLRQASTAAGVSAPIEQVQKKMRKLHAEIEARQRQLKEIEQTMQLKQNIISELVKNRETRSHAKQRFHKKKAKLDAECEKAKKHLAKALVQGKEKAEIERWSAIVAHIEQRLEDLSSMKHIAGESGQKLKKLQQSVAESRKQIEEVQKKLKKECKLRDQLEAELKTLKEASLVKLEPHPEQLKAVQARITHLDHILREKSENLEQFDGGEQSPAQQEGLRHEIRNLRRTRDHLLEQRCTLDRKLKRDKMLTQREERKLLECDEAIMAIDEAIEFKNELICGHKSIDLSSERLQREKGEQMLMARLNKLSSEEMRTLLYKYFVKVIDLRDSSRKLEQQLVLLERERDAWEWKERVLSNAVRQARLEGERNAVLLQRQHETKLTLMLRHLAEETSASSASYGERALAPAQARAQASSDFDYDLDFYKTAGNKVMLKAPQTKPTPAVLDKYKDKERSGGRNIFAKFQVLTRYASAAAAAAGSSSTADESTALIETTTTAATTTTTTTTTATTSTAAAVGRGKDKAGQLVSINQDQLKRLMPAPTTTKVTRQKNKIIIQDATRKN; encoded by the exons ATGGAGATACCCATACAAGTGGCTGTGCGCATTTATCCCCACGCTGAGCTTCAAATAAAGCCAGAGCCCAAAGCGAAAGACGATGGCGACGCAGAAACAGACAAACCGCAGCCATCGACTTCGCCCTCATCTTCGCCCCCTCCTCCAGAAACGGCCGCAATAGATGCGAATGGCAATACAGAGAAAGACGCTGCTGAACTGCATACAAATGACACACCAGGTGACAGCAGTGGCTGCTGCGTGCAAGCCATACCAATAGCAGCATCAGCTCTAGGTTTGCCTAGTGCTCTGCCTGGCGGTGCGCCATTGGACAGCATTGCAGCAGGTCTCATACAGGTGGGCGCTCACACTGTCCCTGTCACACATGCGTtgcccagcagcagcacccAGAGTCAGGTCTACCATCAGACAGTCTTTCCACTGATCAGCCTATTCCTCGAAGGATTCGATGCATCCGTGGTTACGTACGGACAGCGTGATACGGGCAAAACGTACACTCTCTATGGACATGGGTTTGAGTGCGTTTACGGAGAGGCGGATCAGGGTGTTGTGCAGCGGTGTGTGCGTGAAATCTTTACACACATTGCAGCACATGCAG ATCGCACCTATGCTGTTAACGTTGGCTTTGTGGAGATCTGCAATGGCGAAATACGTGATCTGCTGGGCATGGGCAATGTGCACTGCACCACGGTGGAGGAAGTTTTCCACTGGCTGCAGTTGGGATTGAGCAACAAGTTGCAGTCACCTGCTCACACGCTTTTCACCATGACTCTGGAGCAGCAATGGATTTCGAAAGAGGGACTCATCCAGCATCGTCTGTCCACGGCCAGTTTCTCGGATCTGAGCTCCAGCGATCGTTGTGGTGAACCTCCACCGGGACATCCACGCGACGCGGGACTCCATATGCTGGAGCAGGTGGTCAACACACTCACAGATCCCAGCATAATGTACGGCGTCAATGGCAACATTCCCTACGGCCAGACAACGCTGACAACCTTACTAAAGGACTCCTTTGGAGGTCGTGCTCAAACTTTGGTGATTCTGTGTGTGTCGCCGCTAGAGAAGCATCTGACAGAGACCCTCGGCAACCTGCAGTTTGGATTTAAGGTGCAGTGCGTGCGCAATTATGTCATTATGAACACGTTCTCCGATGACAATACTCCAATATCCCCGGAGGTACTGCCCCCTGATCCGTCCGTGGTTGGTACAGCGGCATTGATGGCAGCAGTGAATTCACCCAACGGCGACAATTTTGGATTGCAGTTTGCTGCCAGTCAATGGTTTAAACTGGTGTCCAATGCGGAGGGACTCTTTGGAAG ATTAATGGGATCGACCGCCATCACGGAGATTGAAAAGGAACAAATCGAGGAGTGGCTGTTTTTGAAGCAGGAATGCGAAGAATGTCTGAGTTCCAGCGAAGCATTGCGCAACCAGAAGCCCCTGGTGCCCATCCAGGAGGCGGAGGAACCTGAGGAGTCCATTAGCGAGCCGGAAACTTCCTGTCAGCAGAATTCTGACAATGATACCGACAATGAATCGCAACGTCCAGATCTCGACGAGAAACTTGAAAGTCTCATGGACGAGTTTCGTGCCAAAACAGATGCGTTAATCAAAGCAAAGCATGAGGAGTTTATGCTTAAGCATCCCAGAGCTGTTATGCAAAGCCAGGACAAAGATCGGGAACAGGCAACGCTTGAAACTCCGCCACAGGCTGAAAAGACTGACGAGCGCAAGGTTAGCGTTGGTG GTCGTCGTCGAAGCATACAGCCGGGTGCCAGCTTGAGTACCGCTGAGCTGGCAATGCTCAATCGCGTTGCCTCACAGCAAACAACGGGAACTGAACTGGTACCGGAACTCGATCCGCTGGAAAGCACAGCGGGCGTGGGCGAGGGACTGCGTCAGGCGTCAACTGCCGCCGGAGTCAGTGCGCCAATCGAACAAGTGCAGAAGAAGATGCGAAAGCTGCACGCTGAGATTGAGGCACGCCAGCGACAGCTAAAGGAAATCGAGCAGACCATGCAACTTAAGCAGAATATTATAAGTGAGCTGGTAAAGAATCGAGAGACACGCAGTCATGCCAAGCAGCGTTTCCACAAGAAGAAGGCCAAGCTGGATGCGGAGTGCGAGAAGGCCAAGAAGCATTTGGCCAAGGCATTGGTGCAGGGCAAAGAAAAGGCGGAGATCGAACGCTGGAGTGCCATAGTGGCGCACATTGAGCAGCGGCTCGAGGATCTCAGCTCCATGAAGCACATTGCTGGTGAAAGCGGGCAGAAGCTCAAGAAACTGCAGCAATCTGTTGCCGAGTCCCGGAAACAAATCGAGGAGGTGCAGAAGAAGCTTAAGAAGGAGTGCAAATTGCGGGATCAACTGGAAGCCGAACTCAAGACTCTGAAGGAGGCATCACTAGTCAAGCTGGAACCACATCCGGAGCAGCTAAAGGCGGTGCAGGCTCGCATTACCCACTTGGATCACATACTGCGCGAGAAGTCGGAAAATCTTGAACAGTTTGACGGCGGTGAACAGTCTCCGGCTCAGCAGGAGGGACTGCGCCATGAGATACGCAATCTACGCCGCACACGTGACCACCTGCTGGAACAGCGCTGCACCCTGGATCGCAAACTGAAGCGAGACAAGATGCTAACGCAACGCGAGGAGCGAAAGCTGCTGGAGTGCGATGAGGCCATCATGGCCATTGACGAGGCAATCGAGTTCAAGAACGAGCTAATCTGCGGCCACAAATCCATTGATTTGTCCAGTGAGCGACTGCAGCGGGAGAAGGGCGAGCAAATGCTGATGGCGCGTCTAAATAAGCTATCATCCGAGGAGATGCGCACACTGCTGTACAAGTACTTTGTCAAGGTAATTGATCTGAGAGACTCCTCTCGTAAACTGGAGCAGCAACTGGTGCTGCTGGAGCGGGAACGTGATGCCTGGGAATGGAAGGAACGTGTCCTCTCCAACGCAGTGCGTCAGGCTCGACTGGAAGGTGAACGGAATGCGGTTTTATTACAGCGTCAGCATGAGACGAAGCTAACTCTAATGTTGCGCCACTTGGCTGAGGAGACCTCGGCCAGTTCAGCCAGCTATGGAGAACGTGCATTGGCCCCAGCTCAGGCTCGGGCCCAGGCCAGCAGCGACTTTGACTATGATCTGGACTTTTACAAGACGGCCGGCAACAAAGTAATGCTCAAAGCGCCACAGACCAAGCCCACGCCCGCCGTCTTGGACAAGTACAAGGATAAGGAGCGCAGTGGAGGTCGCAATATCTTTGCCAAGTTCCAGGTGCTCACACGATATGCatctgcagctgctgctgcagcgggCTCATCCTCCACCGCCGACGAGTCGACGGCGTTAATTGAGacgacaacaactgcagcaacaacaacaacaacaactacgacaACGGCAACTACAAGcacggcagcagcagttggCAGAGGAAAAGATAAAGCTGGCCAACTGGTCAGCATCAATCAGGATCAACTGAAGCGTCTAATGCCGGCACCGACAACTACAAAAGTCACGCgacaaaagaataaaattatcatACAAGATGCCACgcgcaaaaactaa
- the LOC117784802 gene encoding apidaecins type 22-like isoform X1, which yields MKFTITLLLAAICVMAVSGHERPPYLPRPTFRPYARVVREADPGYERPPYLPRPTFRPYARVVREADPGSEISVSRVVREADPAYERPPYLPRPTPRPYARVVREANPAYERPPYLPRPTPRPYARVVREADPGHERPPYLPRPTFRPFRVVREASPENVPMIEDVYQY from the coding sequence ATGAAGTTCACAATTACTTTACTGCTGGCTGCGATCTGCGTTATGGCCGTGTCGGGCCATGAGAGGCCTCCTTACCTGCCCCGCCCCACTTTCCGGCCCTATGCCCGTGTTGTTCGTGAGGCGGATCCTGGATACGAGAGGCCTCCTTACCTGCCCCGCCCTACTTTCCGGCCCTATGCCCGTGTTGTTCGTGAGGCGGATCCTGGAAGCGAGATATCTGTTTCCCGTGTTGTTCGTGAGGCGGATCCTGCATACGAGAGGCCTCCATATCTGCCACGCCCCACTCCCCGGCCATATGCCCGTGTTGTTCGTGAAGCGAATCCTGCATACGAGAGGCCTCCATATCTGCCACGCCCCACTCCCCGGCCATATGCCCGTGTTGTTCGTGAGGCGGATCCTGGACACGAGAGGCCTCCATATTTGCCACGCCCCACTTTCCGGCCTTTTCGCGTAGTTCGTGAAGCTTCACCAGAAAATGTGCCAATGATTGAGGATGTCTACCAATATTAG